Proteins encoded together in one Prochlorococcus marinus str. MIT 9211 window:
- the accD gene encoding acetyl-CoA carboxylase, carboxyltransferase subunit beta has translation MSLFDWFAARRKDQFVGKVIQEAEEADGLWGKCPECSQVVYRKDLLENANVCSNCGHHNRINSDERIKLIADQNSFKSTDKHLSPVDPLGFKDRRAYADRLRESQSSTGMKDGVTTGVCQVEQIPLALAVMDFRFMGGSMGSVVGEKITRLIEKATNQKLPLLIVCASGGARMQEGMLSLMQMAKISGALERHREAELLYMPLLTHPTTGGVTASFAMLGDLILAEPKALIGFAGRRVIEQTLREKLPDNFQTAEYLLDHGFVDKIIPRTQLKKTLGVLLRLHGYREKRK, from the coding sequence GTGTCTTTATTTGATTGGTTTGCAGCTAGAAGAAAAGACCAGTTTGTTGGGAAGGTCATCCAAGAGGCAGAGGAAGCAGATGGCCTATGGGGCAAATGCCCGGAATGCAGTCAAGTTGTTTATAGGAAAGACCTCCTAGAGAATGCAAATGTATGCAGTAATTGCGGTCACCATAATCGAATAAATAGTGACGAACGCATTAAGCTAATAGCGGATCAAAATAGCTTCAAAAGTACAGACAAACATCTAAGTCCTGTAGATCCACTTGGTTTTAAAGACAGAAGAGCATATGCAGATCGATTAAGAGAAAGTCAGTCAAGTACAGGAATGAAAGATGGTGTGACTACAGGTGTATGCCAAGTAGAGCAAATTCCTTTGGCACTTGCCGTTATGGATTTCCGTTTTATGGGTGGATCTATGGGATCTGTAGTTGGTGAAAAAATCACCAGGCTTATCGAGAAAGCAACTAATCAAAAGCTTCCATTATTAATTGTCTGCGCTTCTGGAGGGGCACGAATGCAAGAAGGGATGCTAAGCCTAATGCAGATGGCAAAGATCTCAGGGGCCTTAGAAAGGCATCGAGAAGCTGAATTGCTATATATGCCTCTACTTACTCATCCAACAACAGGTGGAGTAACAGCAAGTTTTGCTATGCTTGGAGATTTAATCCTTGCAGAACCTAAAGCATTAATAGGTTTCGCTGGAAGAAGAGTAATTGAGCAAACTCTTAGAGAAAAGTTACCTGATAATTTTCAAACAGCAGAATATCTGCTTGACCATGGATTTGTTGACAAGATAATACCTCGCACCCAGTTAAAGAAAACATTAGGAGTTCTACTTAGGCTTCATGGCTATAGAGAAAAGAGAAAGTAA
- a CDS encoding Gfo/Idh/MocA family protein has protein sequence MIIEESTKNKIKVAIAGLGFGEKVHLKALNESDLMLPVALWHPRLDRLTIASEQYGIPGYTDWDLLLEDKNIEAIIIATPPEPRYGLAIKALNAGKHLFLEKPIALNSSQIINLQKLAISKGLTVAVDFEYRAVPHFQQAKELLSNNTIGTPWLIKLDWLMGSRANKKREWNWYSEREKGGGVIGALGTHAFDILHWFFGPTTSVTSLLSTSIKERPASNSSELKPVTSEDICLAQLQLKSNSIQSIIPAQVTLSAVSKEGRGFWLEVYGSEGTLILGSDNQKDYVHGFGLWLSNNETKLQSVQPKKKFCFSKTWDDGRIAPVKRIHDRWCESIKMKTPVIPGLMEGLESQKVCDKIIESNLNSIDMSMNSLI, from the coding sequence ATGATTATAGAAGAATCCACGAAGAATAAGATTAAGGTTGCAATTGCTGGCTTAGGGTTTGGTGAGAAAGTTCACTTAAAGGCTTTAAATGAAAGTGATTTAATGCTGCCAGTTGCGCTATGGCACCCTAGGCTTGATCGCTTAACTATTGCAAGCGAACAGTATGGTATCCCAGGCTACACTGATTGGGATTTACTTCTTGAAGATAAAAATATAGAAGCAATAATAATTGCAACACCACCCGAGCCACGCTATGGGCTGGCTATCAAAGCTCTAAATGCTGGTAAACATTTGTTTTTAGAAAAGCCAATAGCACTAAACAGTTCACAGATAATAAACCTTCAAAAATTAGCTATATCTAAAGGACTTACTGTTGCTGTTGACTTTGAATATAGGGCAGTACCACATTTCCAACAAGCAAAAGAACTCCTTTCTAACAATACAATAGGAACACCCTGGCTTATAAAATTAGATTGGTTAATGGGTAGTCGAGCAAACAAGAAAAGAGAGTGGAATTGGTATTCAGAAAGAGAAAAAGGAGGAGGTGTAATTGGAGCCCTAGGAACACATGCTTTTGACATTCTTCATTGGTTCTTTGGGCCAACGACGTCTGTAACCAGTCTATTATCAACATCTATAAAAGAGAGGCCAGCTAGCAATAGTTCTGAACTAAAACCTGTAACTAGCGAGGATATCTGTCTTGCTCAGTTGCAACTCAAATCTAATTCTATTCAGTCCATAATTCCTGCACAAGTAACTCTGTCAGCAGTTTCTAAAGAAGGAAGAGGGTTTTGGCTAGAAGTTTACGGAAGCGAAGGGACACTAATACTTGGCAGTGACAATCAGAAAGACTACGTTCATGGTTTTGGCCTCTGGTTATCAAACAATGAAACGAAACTCCAATCAGTCCAACCTAAAAAAAAGTTCTGCTTTTCGAAAACATGGGATGATGGGCGTATAGCACCAGTTAAAAGGATACATGACCGGTGGTGTGAAAGTATTAAAATGAAAACTCCAGTTATACCAGGCCTTATGGAAGGACTAGAGAGCCAAAAAGTATGTGACAAGATAATAGAATCCAACCTAAATTCTATTGATATGAGTATGAATAGCCTGATCTAA
- the fba gene encoding class II fructose-bisphosphate aldolase (catalyzes the reversible aldol condensation of dihydroxyacetonephosphate and glyceraldehyde 3-phosphate in the Calvin cycle, glycolysis, and/or gluconeogenesis), translated as MALVPLRLLLDHAAENGYGIPAFNVNNLEQVQAIMEAASETDSPVILQASRGARSYAGEIFLRHLIIAATETYPNIPVVMHQDHGNEPSTCYSAAINGFTSVMMDGSLEADAKTPASYDYNVQVTKTVVDFAHSVGVSVEGELGCLGSLETGKGEAEDGHGFEGELSKDMLLTDPAEAADFVQKTKVDALAIAIGTSHGAYKFTRKPTGEVLAISRIAEIHKALPNTHLVMHGSSSVPQEWLDMINKFGGAIPETYGVPVEEIQEGIRNGVRKVNIDTDNRLAFTAAVREAAAADPTNFDPRHFNKPARKYMKQVCLDRYQQFWCAGHASKIKQQSTNYYADLYGKGALEPKTSVTA; from the coding sequence ATGGCTCTCGTTCCACTAAGACTTCTTCTTGATCATGCAGCCGAAAACGGCTATGGAATACCCGCTTTCAATGTGAACAACCTTGAACAAGTTCAGGCGATTATGGAAGCTGCATCAGAAACTGACAGCCCTGTAATTTTGCAAGCATCTCGTGGAGCAAGAAGTTATGCAGGGGAGATATTTCTCCGACATCTAATTATCGCTGCAACAGAGACTTATCCAAATATTCCAGTAGTAATGCATCAAGACCATGGGAATGAGCCATCAACTTGTTACTCAGCTGCAATAAATGGTTTCACATCAGTGATGATGGATGGCTCCTTAGAAGCAGATGCAAAAACACCAGCAAGTTATGACTACAACGTACAAGTAACAAAGACTGTAGTTGATTTTGCCCACTCAGTTGGAGTCAGTGTTGAGGGTGAGCTTGGATGCCTTGGATCATTAGAAACTGGAAAAGGTGAGGCTGAGGATGGCCATGGTTTTGAAGGTGAGCTATCAAAAGATATGTTGCTTACAGACCCAGCGGAGGCTGCTGATTTTGTTCAAAAAACCAAAGTTGATGCTCTGGCTATAGCTATTGGAACAAGCCATGGAGCATACAAATTCACAAGAAAGCCAACAGGTGAAGTATTAGCAATTAGCAGAATTGCTGAAATACATAAAGCTCTTCCAAACACTCATCTAGTGATGCATGGCTCTAGTTCAGTGCCTCAAGAATGGCTAGATATGATAAACAAATTTGGAGGGGCAATTCCTGAAACATATGGAGTACCAGTAGAAGAAATTCAAGAGGGTATACGCAATGGTGTAAGAAAAGTGAATATTGATACTGATAATAGGTTGGCTTTTACTGCAGCTGTAAGAGAGGCTGCGGCTGCAGATCCAACTAATTTTGACCCAAGACACTTCAACAAGCCAGCACGTAAATACATGAAACAAGTTTGCCTTGACCGCTATCAACAATTCTGGTGTGCAGGTCACGCAAGCAAAATCAAGCAACAAAGCACCAATTACTATGCTGACCTTTATGGGAAAGGAGCATTAGAGCCAAAAACATCAGTAACTGCCTAA
- the purQ gene encoding phosphoribosylformylglycinamidine synthase subunit PurQ, whose protein sequence is MTIGIVVFPGSNCDRDVKWATEECLGIPTTFLWHETRDLSHLDAIVLPGGFSYGDYLRCGAIARFAPILESLLEFVDNGGKVLGICNGFQILTELGILPGALTRNQNLHFICNSIDLSISSHRTDWFAKYQLGENIRLPIAHGEGRYHCSQDEIKKLEDEDSIAIRYKENPNGSINDIAGITNKKGNVLGMMPHPERATDPVLGCIDGARILQNLISS, encoded by the coding sequence ATGACTATTGGCATTGTCGTTTTTCCAGGATCAAATTGTGATCGTGATGTTAAATGGGCTACAGAGGAATGCCTCGGCATACCAACAACTTTCCTTTGGCATGAGACAAGAGACTTGAGTCACCTTGACGCAATTGTTCTTCCTGGAGGCTTCAGTTATGGTGATTATCTAAGATGTGGAGCAATTGCCCGCTTTGCTCCTATTCTTGAGTCCCTACTTGAATTTGTAGATAATGGAGGAAAAGTATTAGGGATATGCAATGGCTTTCAAATACTCACTGAACTTGGAATATTACCTGGAGCATTAACTAGGAATCAAAACCTTCATTTTATATGTAATTCTATTGACTTATCGATTTCAAGTCATAGGACTGATTGGTTTGCGAAATACCAACTTGGTGAAAATATTAGACTTCCTATAGCTCATGGAGAAGGCCGTTACCATTGCAGCCAGGATGAAATAAAAAAACTAGAGGATGAAGATTCGATTGCTATTCGCTATAAAGAGAACCCTAATGGTTCAATAAATGACATAGCTGGTATTACCAATAAAAAAGGTAATGTTTTAGGAATGATGCCACATCCTGAAAGAGCAACAGACCCTGTTCTTGGCTGTATTGATGGAGCCAGAATTTTACAGAACTTGATTTCTAGCTAG
- the purS gene encoding phosphoribosylformylglycinamidine synthase subunit PurS: MPNFQAKVFVSLRPSVLDPAGEAAKSAATRLGLQGITSIRIGKAIELNISAPSEEEARNTVETISDRLLANPVIENWSFDLNQIDPSIPGKNL; the protein is encoded by the coding sequence GTGCCGAACTTTCAAGCAAAGGTATTTGTTAGCCTACGACCCTCAGTCTTAGACCCAGCAGGAGAAGCTGCTAAGTCTGCAGCAACAAGGCTTGGCCTTCAAGGGATTACAAGTATAAGAATAGGTAAAGCGATTGAGCTGAATATTTCTGCACCTTCTGAAGAGGAAGCTAGAAATACTGTTGAAACTATTAGCGATAGGCTACTGGCGAACCCTGTAATAGAAAATTGGAGCTTTGATCTTAATCAAATAGATCCTTCCATACCTGGCAAGAACTTATGA
- the cobW gene encoding cobalamin biosynthesis protein CobW — translation MSKRLPVTVVTGFLGSGKTTLLRYLLRNSNLRLAFIINEFGSVGLDGDLIKSCGICPEDEIQERLVELNNGCLCCTVQEDFLPTMEALLSKSDSLDGIIVETSGLALPKPLLQALDWPEIRTRLFVNGLVTMVDSEALSFGSPVSDLLALQKQRDADDSIDHLTPVNELYEDQLKVADLVLLSRSDLLSKNTLESIRLETLKKVRDGTPILPISNGQIDPSIILGIRNSDSLPNFFDNKNNHDDHSHLDVFSNHIRLETDIDISIFQEKIAPLVSEFQILRLKGRIWVKGKILPLQVQMVGSRFDSWFEKAPSQSWQPKQSGIDIVVLSLKDGIEDSFTKSLSQ, via the coding sequence ATGTCAAAACGTCTCCCTGTAACAGTTGTTACTGGCTTCTTAGGTTCAGGTAAAACGACTTTATTACGCTATCTTTTGCGAAATAGTAATTTAAGACTTGCTTTCATAATTAATGAGTTTGGAAGTGTTGGCCTTGACGGTGATCTCATTAAAAGTTGTGGGATTTGCCCAGAAGATGAAATTCAGGAACGTCTTGTTGAACTTAATAACGGATGTTTATGTTGCACTGTTCAAGAAGATTTTTTGCCCACAATGGAGGCATTGCTTTCAAAGTCAGATAGTTTAGATGGAATTATTGTCGAAACTAGTGGTCTTGCGTTGCCAAAGCCATTGCTTCAAGCACTCGACTGGCCAGAAATTCGTACAAGATTATTCGTAAATGGCCTTGTAACAATGGTGGACTCAGAAGCATTGTCTTTTGGATCCCCGGTAAGTGACTTACTTGCTTTGCAAAAACAGCGTGATGCAGATGACAGTATTGATCATTTAACTCCTGTTAACGAATTGTACGAAGACCAACTTAAAGTTGCCGATTTGGTTTTGCTTTCTCGATCAGATCTCTTGTCAAAGAATACTTTAGAAAGTATTAGATTAGAAACTTTAAAAAAGGTACGAGATGGTACTCCCATTTTACCTATCAGTAATGGTCAGATAGATCCTTCAATTATTCTTGGGATTAGAAATTCTGATTCCCTCCCGAATTTCTTTGATAATAAAAATAATCATGATGATCACTCGCATCTTGATGTTTTTAGTAATCATATTAGGTTAGAAACAGACATTGATATCTCTATTTTTCAGGAAAAAATAGCTCCATTAGTTTCTGAATTTCAAATTTTGAGATTAAAAGGGCGTATCTGGGTTAAAGGTAAAATCCTTCCTCTACAAGTTCAAATGGTTGGATCAAGATTTGATAGTTGGTTTGAGAAAGCTCCTAGTCAATCATGGCAACCTAAACAGTCTGGAATAGATATTGTCGTTTTAAGCCTCAAGGATGGAATAGAAGACTCTTTTACTAAAAGCCTTTCTCAATAG
- a CDS encoding pentapeptide repeat-containing protein, producing the protein MLLRLFKTFVVVFLFMSFFISGQLVWAKRPPEIRNQDDLNISQDMHAQDLSGREFVKFDLRGINFKDSDLSGAVFNNSNLTNAQFNGADMHDSLAYATNFENTDLSDANLTNALLMESTFVNTKIDGADFTDAVLSRIQQKQLCSIASGTNSNTGIDTEYSLGC; encoded by the coding sequence ATGCTTTTACGTCTTTTCAAAACCTTTGTTGTTGTCTTTTTGTTTATGAGCTTTTTTATCTCAGGTCAATTGGTATGGGCAAAACGACCACCTGAAATTCGAAATCAGGATGATTTAAATATTAGTCAAGACATGCACGCTCAAGACCTAAGTGGACGGGAATTTGTGAAATTTGATCTTCGTGGGATTAATTTCAAGGATAGTGACCTCAGTGGAGCAGTATTTAATAACAGTAATTTGACTAACGCTCAATTTAATGGGGCAGATATGCATGATTCCCTTGCTTATGCAACTAACTTTGAAAACACCGACTTATCAGATGCAAATTTGACAAATGCTCTTTTAATGGAAAGTACTTTCGTTAATACAAAGATTGATGGAGCCGATTTTACTGATGCGGTCTTAAGTCGGATACAACAAAAGCAACTTTGCTCTATCGCGAGTGGTACAAACTCAAATACAGGCATAGATACTGAATATAGTCTTGGTTGCTAA
- a CDS encoding uracil phosphoribosyltransferase, translating into MTLRVVIPPHPLISHWLSILRIESTPPPIYAAGLAQIGKWLSYEAIRDWIPYKKEKIITKRGQTEGLLVDQAIPIYVLPNMPGGFELWQGARELIPNSTLCIGKIPNSIENTAGVILYWDQICTGKSLLANLKLVKEQGIQQVQIRVITAVASSQGLKDIGELFPELTIYAACIDPEITETNELVPGIGNPLERLNTRMTEQH; encoded by the coding sequence ATGACACTACGTGTAGTTATCCCTCCACACCCTTTGATAAGTCATTGGTTGTCAATTCTAAGGATCGAATCAACACCTCCTCCTATCTACGCAGCGGGTTTAGCGCAGATTGGCAAATGGTTGAGCTACGAAGCAATAAGAGACTGGATACCATACAAAAAAGAAAAAATTATTACAAAGAGAGGGCAAACTGAAGGCTTGCTCGTTGATCAGGCCATTCCAATTTATGTGTTGCCAAATATGCCCGGAGGTTTTGAGCTTTGGCAGGGCGCAAGGGAACTGATCCCAAATTCGACCTTATGCATAGGAAAAATTCCAAATTCTATAGAAAATACTGCAGGCGTAATTCTCTATTGGGATCAAATTTGTACTGGGAAAAGCCTATTGGCAAACTTAAAGTTAGTTAAAGAGCAAGGAATACAGCAAGTACAGATAAGAGTTATTACTGCTGTAGCCTCAAGTCAAGGTCTTAAAGATATTGGAGAGTTATTCCCTGAACTCACAATATATGCAGCTTGTATTGATCCTGAGATAACAGAAACAAATGAATTGGTTCCTGGAATTGGCAATCCACTGGAGCGACTTAATACACGAATGACAGAGCAGCATTAG